Below is a window of Virgibacillus sp. NKC19-3 DNA.
GAAGAATTATTTGCGAAAGGCCAAAAGGGTTCATCAGCCATGCCACATAAGCGCAATCCAATCGGCTCGGAAAATATGAGTGGAATGGCACGCGTCGTTCGTGGTTATATGATGACAGCATATGAAAATGTGTCCCTATGGCATGAACGTGATATCTCGCATTCCTCAGCAGAGCGAGTGATTCTGCCAGATGCTACGATAGCTGTCAATTATATGCTCCATCGTTTTGGAAATATCGTAAAAAACCTTACCGTTTTCCCGGAAAATATGAAACGTAATATGGATAAAACGCATGGTGTGATTTTTTCCCAACGTGTATTGCTTTCCCTTATTGATAAAGGAATGACCCGTGAAGCGGCATATGATATTGTTCAGCCAAAAGCCATGGAAGCATGGGAAACGGCTACCCATTTTAAACAACTCGTAGAAGCCGATGAACAAATCACCACAAGGCTTACACAAGCAGAGATTGATGCCTGCTTTGACTACACATACCATTTGAAAAATGTGGATGGCATCTTTAATCGAATCGGATTAAAGCGAGGTGAGTAATATGAAGGATATGCTTTTGTATGAAGGAAAGGCGAAACAGGTGTACAAGGCAAAAAATAAACCTGGACAGCTGGTTCTATCTTATAAAAACGATGCAACAGCTTTTAATGGTGAGAAGAAAGAAACGTTTCATGGAAAAGGGCGCTTGAATAATGAGATTTCATCGCTCGTTTTCCCGATGCTACATAAACACGGCATTCAGACCCATTTTATGGAAAGACTGAATGAGACAGAACAGCTTGTGTACCAGACAGAAATCATTCCACTTGAGGTCGTTGTGCGGAATTTGGCTACTGGAAGCATCATAAAGCGTCTGGGTATGAAGGAGAAGACTGTCTTCTCTCCGCCTCTGACTGAGTTATTTTACAAAGATGATGACTTAGGAGATCCGTTGATTAACGATGAACACGCGCTAAACTTAAGTGCTGTAACCCTATCTGAACTAAAAGAAATCAAGGCAACTGCACTGGAAATTAACAAGGTTTTGAGCTCATTATTCGAATCTATCAATATAACGCTAGTGGATTTCAAATTGGAATTCGGTCGTATGGCAGATGGTCGTATTGTGCTTGCGGATGAAATTTCCCCGGATACATGCCGGTTATGGGATCGTACGACACAGGAAAAATTAGATAAGGATGTTTTTCGTCAGGGGACAGGTGAGTTGATCGAGGTCTATGGGGAAATACTGCAACGATTACAAAGCGTAACATAAACAATCAAAATCGAGGGGGAGCTGGATTTGATGAAGGATAGAGACGTGCAGCCGGAGCAAATTGAGCGTGAAAACTTATATGCGGATATGGGATTGAGTGATCAGGAATATAGTAGAATTATAGAGGTGTTAAAACGTCTTCCGAATTATACGGAAACCGGTATATTTTCGGTGATGTGGTCAGAGCACTGCAGTTATAAAACATCAAAACCATTATTAAAAAAATTCCCGACAAAAGCCCCTCATGTTATCCAAGGGCCTGGAGAAGGCGCCGGTGTTATTGATATTGGTGATAATCAAGCAGTTGTATTTAAACTGGAGAGTCACAATAGCCCTTCGGCGGTGGAACCATTTGAAGGTGCTGCAACCGGTGTTGGCGGGATTGTTCGTGATGTGTTTTCCATGGGGGCGAAACCAATAGCCGCACTGAATTCCCTGAGATTTGGTAATTTAACGAACGATCGCTCGCGGATGTTACTTTCCGAAGTTGTTCGAGGAATTGCCAGCTATGGGAATGGCATTGATGTTCCTACAGTTGGTGGGGAAATTCAATTTGATGATCGCTATGAAGAGAACCCGCTTGTAAATGCTATGATTGTTGGTCTCGTTGAGCATACAAGTATCCAGAAGGGCGTTGCGGCAGGCGTTGGGAATACGGTGATTTATGCTGGTGGGTCAACGGGAAGAGACGGGATCCATGGAGCCACATTTTCATCTGATGTAATTAATGACGAAGCGGAAAACAGTTCAGCGGTGGCCATCGGTGATCCGGATGTAGGAAAGAAATTAATAGATGCTTGTTTAGAAGTTACGCATTCAGATGCTCTTGTAGGGATGCAGGATATGGGAGCGGCGGGCTTAACTTCTTCGGCGAGTGAAATGGCAAGTAAAGCCGGAACTGGTATCGAATTGAACCTTGATTTGGTCCCACAGCGTGAGGAAGCTATGAATGCTTATGAACTAATGCTTTCCGAATCACAGGAGCGAATGTTACTTGTTGTGAAAAAGGGGCAGGAGCAAGAGGTCCTTGATATTTTTGCTAAACATAATGTGAACGCAACAGCAGTCGGAGAAGTGGTGGAGGAAAAAACGTTCCGTATCAAGCACCATGATGAGGTGGTAGCTAACATTCCCGTTGATGCACTAACAGAAGGGGCACCTAGCTATCATCTGCCGTCAAAAGAAGCTGCCTATTACAAGGAGTTTCAGCAAGCGGCATGTTATATTCCAGAGGTTGAAGATCATGAAGAAATGCTAAAAAAGCTACTTCAACAGCCAACAATTGCGAGCAAAGAATGGGTATACAAGCAATATGATTCAAAAGCACAATCGAACACCATTATTGGGCCTGGATCAGATGCCGCAGTCGTACAGATAGATAACACAGCGAAAGCAATTGCCATGACAACTGATTGTAATTCCCGCTATATCTATTTAGATCCTGAAATGGGCGGTAAAATTGCAGTCGCTGAAGCTGCTCGTAATATCGTATGTTCCGGGGCGAAACCATTGGCATTAACAGATGGATTGAACTATGGTAATCCTACAAATCCCGAGGTTTTTTGGCAAATGGAAAAGAGTATAGATGGGATCAGTGAAGCAGCGCGTCTCCTGGGGACTCCAGTTATTAGCGGGAATGTTTCCATGTACAACCAATCGAAAGAAGAATCAATTTATCCCACTCCGATTATTGGAATGGTAGGTTTGCATGAATCTCTCGATCATATCACATCAAGTCATTTTCAAGCAGCGGATGATATCATCTATCTCATTGGTGATACTTATCCAGAGTTTGGTGGCAGCGAATTACAGAACATTTTAGAAGAAACGTACACTGGAAAAGCGCCAGTTCTTGATTTACAAGTTGAAGTCAAACGTCAAGACCAGCTACTGGCAGCGATTCATCAAGGGACTGTTCAATCTGCACATGATCTGGCAGAAGGAGGATTGGCTGTCGCACTAATGGAAAGTGTATGTAATGGAAAAGGATTAGGTGTAAATATTGAACTGGCCGGGGATGCGACTTCGATCTTATTCAGTGAGTCCCAATCGCGATTTTTAGTAAGTGTTAAAAAGGAAAATAAAACATGTTTTGAAGCACTGATGGATGATGCCGAACAAATTGGTGTCGTTACAGCGGATAACACATGCCATGTAAACATTAACAACAATAACGTCATTCAAGCAGATGTTGATCAACTTAGTAAATGCTGGAAAGAAGCTATTCCGCAATTGTTGAAATCAAAAGTCTAACTAAAAGAGGAATGCGCTATGTTTGGAATTTGGGGTCATGAGCAAGC
It encodes the following:
- the purC gene encoding phosphoribosylaminoimidazolesuccinocarboxamide synthase, with amino-acid sequence MKDMLLYEGKAKQVYKAKNKPGQLVLSYKNDATAFNGEKKETFHGKGRLNNEISSLVFPMLHKHGIQTHFMERLNETEQLVYQTEIIPLEVVVRNLATGSIIKRLGMKEKTVFSPPLTELFYKDDDLGDPLINDEHALNLSAVTLSELKEIKATALEINKVLSSLFESINITLVDFKLEFGRMADGRIVLADEISPDTCRLWDRTTQEKLDKDVFRQGTGELIEVYGEILQRLQSVT
- the purL gene encoding phosphoribosylformylglycinamidine synthase subunit PurL — protein: MKDRDVQPEQIERENLYADMGLSDQEYSRIIEVLKRLPNYTETGIFSVMWSEHCSYKTSKPLLKKFPTKAPHVIQGPGEGAGVIDIGDNQAVVFKLESHNSPSAVEPFEGAATGVGGIVRDVFSMGAKPIAALNSLRFGNLTNDRSRMLLSEVVRGIASYGNGIDVPTVGGEIQFDDRYEENPLVNAMIVGLVEHTSIQKGVAAGVGNTVIYAGGSTGRDGIHGATFSSDVINDEAENSSAVAIGDPDVGKKLIDACLEVTHSDALVGMQDMGAAGLTSSASEMASKAGTGIELNLDLVPQREEAMNAYELMLSESQERMLLVVKKGQEQEVLDIFAKHNVNATAVGEVVEEKTFRIKHHDEVVANIPVDALTEGAPSYHLPSKEAAYYKEFQQAACYIPEVEDHEEMLKKLLQQPTIASKEWVYKQYDSKAQSNTIIGPGSDAAVVQIDNTAKAIAMTTDCNSRYIYLDPEMGGKIAVAEAARNIVCSGAKPLALTDGLNYGNPTNPEVFWQMEKSIDGISEAARLLGTPVISGNVSMYNQSKEESIYPTPIIGMVGLHESLDHITSSHFQAADDIIYLIGDTYPEFGGSELQNILEETYTGKAPVLDLQVEVKRQDQLLAAIHQGTVQSAHDLAEGGLAVALMESVCNGKGLGVNIELAGDATSILFSESQSRFLVSVKKENKTCFEALMDDAEQIGVVTADNTCHVNINNNNVIQADVDQLSKCWKEAIPQLLKSKV